TTCCCTATACCATTTCAGTTGTAAacaaattcttcaaatatttctttcatgcCTTTGACTAAATCTTACAATTCTAAATATCTTTCTCAGagcttccttcatttctttatttcgaAGACTATAGATCAAAGGGTTGAAAAGTGGAGTTAACACAGAATAGAACAAAGTCACATATTTTTGGATCCCTGCTGGATTTCCTGCTGTGGGGCTTACATATACAACCATGATAGAGCCATAAAACAGGGACACCACAGCCAGATGGGAGCCACACGTGGAGAAGGCCTTATGCCGACCTTCTGCTGAGGGGACCCTGAGCACAGCTCTGATCACCAAGGTATAGGAGCTGGTAATGAAGAATAAGGTGGAGAAAATGAGGACTGAGTTATAGATGGCACAGATGATCTCAGTAGCAGGAGCTGGCACACAGGACAGCTTCATAAGAGGTCCTGGGTCACACAGGAAGTGATCAATCTTATTAGAACAACAAAATGGGAGCTGAGAGATGAGGTAAATAGGCAAGAGGAAGTATAAGAAGCCAcacacccagcacccagctccTATTCTGATGCAGCGCTGAGCAGTCATGACAGTGGGGTAGTGCAGGGGCCTGCAGATAGCAAGAAACCTGTCAAAGGCCATGGCAGACAAGAATAAGGTCTCAGCGGTGCCCTCGGAGAAGAAGAAGTAGAACTGGAGGAAGCAGCCATAGAAGCAGATGGTTCTGGTCTCAGACAGCAAGTTGGCTAGCATTTTGGGGACAGTGGAGGTGATAAAGCAGATCTCCAGGAAGGAGAAATTGGCCAGCAGGATGTACATTGGAGTTTGTAGGCGATGGTCCCACCTCACAGCACAGATAATGCACAGATTTCCAGTCAGTGTCAGAATATAAGTTCCACAGAAGATTGAGAAAAGGAGAATCTGAATTTCCCAGGTATAAGGGAAGCCCAAAAGGATGAATTCactcacagagctagaacaattaTTTACgttggaatattctttttttttaaaagctgcaaaAATAACAGATTTCCATATTACAGATAGCCTTATAGTATTGTTCATTAGCCATATTCCTTGCTTAGGGACAGATCATTCTGTGTGACAGTaaataacaaagtaccataatcCATGCAGTGATATTCCcatgattttcatatatttctaagTCTGTTCTGaacatagtaaataaaataaaaatcttctgtcaTCCTAAGGTTTATAATCAAAGTTATTTCAGAGTGACAATAGTCAAGTGTGCCAGATCTACAATTTTTAGGTTGAGCAGTGAatgaagaaggaatgaataaacacGGCTAAATATTTGTAACATAGAAAGATATTGatattattgatatttaatattcttgCTCTATTTGTGAGAGAAATATGTCGAGCTTATTTGGGGACAATATAAATAGATACAGATGTTTGTAATTTGActgattttagttttattgtgTTTGGTTATGTGAAATATCCCTATATTCATTttagaatgattaaataaaatctattattaaaataaaaatctactagACATCATGCACTTCAATACCTCTCTTCAGTAAAAACACACTCAAAAAG
The Canis lupus dingo isolate Sandy chromosome 10, ASM325472v2, whole genome shotgun sequence genome window above contains:
- the LOC112674719 gene encoding olfactory receptor 11H6-like, which gives rise to MVFNNADFSDTHLVSSAFKKKEYSNVNNCSSSVSEFILLGFPYTWEIQILLFSIFCGTYILTLTGNLCIICAVRWDHRLQTPMYILLANFSFLEICFITSTVPKMLANLLSETRTICFYGCFLQFYFFFSEGTAETLFLSAMAFDRFLAICRPLHYPTVMTAQRCIRIGAGCWVCGFLYFLLPIYLISQLPFCCSNKIDHFLCDPGPLMKLSCVPAPATEIICAIYNSVLIFSTLFFITSSYTLVIRAVLRVPSAEGRHKAFSTCGSHLAVVSLFYGSIMVVYVSPTAGNPAGIQKYVTLFYSVLTPLFNPLIYSLRNKEMKEALRKIFRIVRFSQRHERNI